Proteins encoded within one genomic window of Acidithiobacillus sp. AMEEHan:
- the atpD gene encoding F0F1 ATP synthase subunit beta, with the protein MSEAQVAEQAVGHIVQVIGPVIDVAFPRGQVPEIMEAIVVEDRHLTIEVQTQLGDGVARGIAMGSSEGLKRGLSVRRTGAPISVPVGHETLGRIMDVLGDPVDGKGPVQTQERKAIHRPAPSFDELAASTEVLETGVKVIDLVCPFAKGGKVGLFGGAGVGKTVLMMELIRNIAIEHTGYSVFAGVGERTREGNDFYHEMTESNVIDKVALVYGQMNEPPGNRLRVGLTGLTMAEHFRDEGRDILMFIDNIFRYTLAGTEVSALLGRMPSAVGYQPTLAEEMGKLQERITSTKVGSITSVQAVYVPADDLTDPSPATTFAHLDATVVLSRQIAELGIYPALDPLDSFSRQLDPQIVGQEHYDVARACQKTLQRYKELQDIIAILGMDELSAEDKVLVGRARKIQRFLSQPFFVAEVFTGSPGTYVSLKETIRGFKAIVSGEYDHLPEQAFYMVGTIDEALAKAQKLQQG; encoded by the coding sequence ATGAGCGAAGCGCAAGTTGCAGAGCAGGCCGTTGGCCATATCGTCCAGGTCATTGGACCGGTGATCGACGTCGCCTTCCCCCGCGGGCAGGTGCCGGAAATCATGGAAGCGATCGTCGTCGAAGACCGCCATCTCACCATTGAGGTGCAGACCCAGTTGGGTGATGGTGTGGCGCGTGGCATTGCCATGGGTTCCAGTGAAGGTTTGAAGCGCGGACTCTCCGTGCGCCGCACCGGTGCACCAATCAGCGTCCCCGTCGGTCATGAGACTCTCGGGCGCATCATGGACGTGTTGGGTGATCCGGTTGACGGCAAAGGACCGGTGCAGACACAGGAGCGCAAGGCGATCCACCGCCCAGCCCCATCTTTTGACGAACTGGCGGCAAGCACGGAAGTGCTGGAAACCGGCGTCAAGGTCATCGATCTGGTCTGTCCTTTCGCCAAAGGCGGCAAGGTCGGCCTCTTCGGTGGCGCCGGCGTGGGCAAGACGGTGTTGATGATGGAGCTGATCCGGAACATCGCCATCGAGCACACCGGCTACTCGGTGTTCGCCGGCGTTGGAGAGCGTACCCGCGAGGGCAATGACTTCTATCACGAGATGACCGAGTCTAACGTTATCGACAAGGTAGCGCTGGTATACGGGCAGATGAACGAGCCCCCCGGCAACCGTCTGCGTGTTGGCCTCACTGGCCTGACCATGGCAGAGCACTTCCGCGACGAGGGCCGCGATATCCTGATGTTCATCGACAACATCTTCCGCTATACCCTGGCGGGCACTGAGGTGTCGGCGTTGCTCGGCCGTATGCCGTCGGCAGTGGGTTACCAGCCTACCCTCGCCGAAGAAATGGGCAAGCTGCAGGAGCGGATCACCTCTACCAAGGTCGGCTCGATCACCTCGGTGCAAGCCGTGTACGTGCCCGCGGACGACCTCACCGATCCGTCGCCGGCAACCACCTTTGCCCATTTGGATGCGACGGTGGTGCTGTCGCGGCAGATCGCCGAGCTGGGCATCTATCCGGCCCTGGATCCCCTCGATTCCTTCAGCCGTCAGCTGGACCCGCAGATCGTCGGTCAGGAGCATTATGACGTGGCGCGTGCTTGCCAGAAGACCTTGCAGCGCTATAAGGAATTGCAGGACATCATCGCCATCCTGGGTATGGATGAACTCTCTGCGGAAGACAAGGTGCTGGTCGGACGCGCGCGGAAAATCCAACGCTTTCTATCGCAGCCGTTCTTCGTTGCCGAGGTGTTTACCGGTAGCCCGGGCACCTACGTTTCGCTCAAGGAGACCATCCGTGGCTTCAAGGCGATCGTGAGCGGCGAATACGATCATCTGCCCGAGCAGGCCTTCTACATGGTTGGCACCATCGACGAAGCGCTGGCCAAGGCGCAGAAGCTGCAGCAAGGCTGA
- a CDS encoding F0F1 ATP synthase subunit epsilon — protein sequence MTIDVRVVSAEGSIYEGTADMVIAPGQMGELGILPRHAPLLTGLRPGELRIKHGAETEYLFVNGGILEIQPDVITVLADSAERAADIDEAKAKAAKEAAEARIANQADELDYAAAQAELLEQIARLRTLQRLREQGILR from the coding sequence ATGACCATCGATGTTCGCGTAGTCAGCGCGGAAGGCAGCATCTACGAAGGCACGGCAGATATGGTGATCGCACCAGGGCAGATGGGCGAGCTCGGCATCCTTCCGCGCCACGCCCCGCTGCTTACCGGGCTGCGTCCGGGGGAGCTGCGCATCAAACACGGTGCGGAGACCGAGTATCTCTTCGTGAATGGCGGGATCCTCGAAATCCAGCCTGACGTGATTACGGTTCTGGCTGATTCCGCAGAGCGTGCTGCCGATATCGATGAGGCCAAGGCCAAAGCCGCCAAGGAGGCGGCGGAGGCACGCATCGCCAATCAGGCAGACGAGCTGGATTATGCGGCGGCGCAAGCGGAGCTGCTCGAGCAGATCGCTAGACTCCGCACCCTGCAACGCCTGCGCGAACAGGGTATCTTGCGCTAG
- the glmU gene encoding bifunctional UDP-N-acetylglucosamine diphosphorylase/glucosamine-1-phosphate N-acetyltransferase GlmU — MSIDIVILAAGKGTRMRSSLPKVLQPLAGKPLLAHVLGTARTLPGNPRLHVIVGHGAETVRQAFAHERDIRWYQQERQLGTGDAVRQALPGLQDAERVLVLYGDVPLLRGETLRNFLHSTPVDALGLCTGELTDPRGYGRILRSAQEEVLEIREERDCNAEERALREVNLGIMLFPAARLADWLARLQPGNAQGEYYLTDLVGFACSDDVPVHGFRLPQPEEALGVNDPAQLAFAERFYQRRQVEALQREGLRCADPERFDLRGTLSFGADCWIEPNVIVEGQVRLGDRVRIGAGVILRDVEIGNDVEILPYSMIEEAKIGAEARIGPFARIRPGTEIGNAAHVGNFVETKKVTLGAGSKANHLTYLGDAEIGSGVNIGAGVITCNYDGANKHRTEIGDDVFVGSDTQLIAPVKVGAGATIGAGSTITREVPAGGLTLSRSPQKSVPHWQRPKKSVTPA, encoded by the coding sequence ATGAGCATCGATATCGTTATCCTCGCTGCGGGAAAGGGAACGCGCATGCGCTCCTCATTGCCCAAGGTATTGCAGCCACTGGCGGGTAAGCCGTTATTGGCGCACGTGCTGGGTACGGCGCGCACGCTACCGGGTAACCCGCGCCTCCACGTCATCGTTGGTCATGGCGCCGAGACTGTGCGCCAGGCTTTTGCCCATGAGCGCGATATCCGGTGGTACCAGCAGGAGCGGCAACTGGGTACTGGAGACGCCGTACGACAGGCGCTGCCTGGATTACAGGACGCCGAGCGGGTGCTGGTTTTGTACGGTGACGTCCCCCTGTTGCGTGGCGAAACCCTGCGGAATTTCCTGCACAGCACCCCAGTCGATGCACTCGGCCTCTGCACCGGCGAACTAACGGATCCGCGGGGCTACGGTCGGATTCTGCGCAGCGCGCAAGAGGAGGTTCTGGAGATTCGCGAGGAGCGTGACTGCAATGCGGAGGAGCGGGCGTTGCGGGAGGTCAATCTGGGCATCATGCTCTTCCCTGCGGCCCGTTTGGCTGACTGGCTGGCGCGCCTACAGCCCGGCAATGCGCAGGGAGAGTACTACCTTACCGACTTGGTGGGCTTTGCGTGCAGCGATGATGTGCCAGTGCACGGCTTTCGTCTGCCGCAGCCGGAGGAGGCTCTGGGCGTGAACGACCCCGCCCAGCTCGCCTTTGCTGAACGATTCTACCAGCGCCGACAGGTGGAGGCCCTGCAGCGGGAGGGACTACGCTGCGCCGATCCCGAGCGCTTCGATCTGCGCGGCACGCTCAGCTTTGGCGCCGATTGCTGGATCGAACCTAACGTCATCGTCGAGGGACAGGTGCGATTGGGTGACCGAGTACGCATCGGTGCCGGCGTGATCCTGCGCGATGTGGAAATTGGCAATGATGTCGAGATCCTGCCCTACTCCATGATCGAAGAGGCAAAGATTGGTGCAGAAGCGCGCATTGGGCCCTTTGCCCGCATCCGCCCCGGCACGGAAATTGGCAATGCTGCCCATGTTGGCAATTTCGTCGAAACCAAAAAGGTTACTCTGGGTGCCGGCAGCAAGGCCAATCATTTGACCTATCTCGGCGATGCCGAAATTGGTAGCGGGGTAAACATTGGCGCTGGCGTCATCACCTGCAACTATGACGGCGCCAACAAACACCGCACGGAAATCGGTGACGATGTCTTCGTGGGTTCCGACACCCAGTTGATTGCCCCGGTCAAAGTTGGCGCCGGTGCGACCATTGGTGCCGGTAGTACCATCACCCGCGAGGTGCCGGCAGGTGGCCTCACTTTGAGCCGCAGCCCACAAAAATCGGTCCCCCACTGGCAACGGCCGAAAAAATCCGTTACACCTGCCTGA
- the glmS gene encoding glutamine--fructose-6-phosphate transaminase (isomerizing), translating into MCGIVGGIAATDVVPVILEGLRRLEYRGYDSAGLAFLDGSGVLQRRRSIGRVAELAAVHASEGFASGIGIGHTRWATHGGIAEQNAHPLISSEEIAVVHNGIIENYQNLRQRLQALGYAFSSETDTEVIAHLVHWYRGQLPNLLAAVQAASRELQGAYAFAVLSRRDPDTLILHRRGCPLLLGIAENGHYFASDVAALLPVTRRVLYLEDGDFAALSQNQLQLRDAEGVALQREEHWSQLSSAAIDLGPYRHFMQKEIHEQPRALADTLEGALGDEFSIDQLWGEGAAARLQQIDRVLLLASGTSHYASLVGRQWIESLAGIPAQAELGHEYRYRESIAEPRQLVVTLSQSGETLDTYEALRHAQALGHSHTLSICNVAESAIPRASALRFLTRAGPEIGVASTKAFTTQLVALYLLALSLGVLRGRINATALQEHREALRQLPGSVQQALNLEPQIQLWANQFADKEHALFLGRGLHYPIALEGALKLKEISYIHAEAYPAGELKHGPLALVDARMPVVVIAPNDRLLEKLAANMQEVHARGGQLYVFTDLDSHYQASAGVHVIRLPRHAGLLSPVLHAIPVQLLAYHAALVKGTDVDRPRNLAKAVTVE; encoded by the coding sequence ATGTGTGGAATCGTCGGCGGTATTGCCGCAACGGACGTGGTCCCGGTCATTCTCGAGGGATTGCGGCGCCTGGAGTATCGGGGATATGACTCGGCAGGCTTGGCCTTCCTCGACGGTAGCGGCGTCTTGCAGCGCCGTCGCAGCATTGGACGTGTCGCGGAGCTTGCCGCAGTGCATGCCAGCGAGGGCTTTGCCAGTGGCATCGGCATTGGGCACACCCGCTGGGCAACCCACGGCGGCATCGCCGAGCAGAACGCCCACCCGCTTATCTCTTCGGAAGAGATTGCCGTTGTCCACAATGGCATCATCGAGAATTACCAGAATCTCCGCCAGCGCTTGCAGGCGCTGGGCTACGCCTTCAGCTCCGAAACCGATACCGAGGTCATCGCCCACTTGGTCCATTGGTACCGTGGGCAATTGCCCAACCTTCTGGCCGCGGTGCAGGCCGCGAGTCGGGAGCTGCAGGGCGCCTACGCCTTTGCCGTCCTCAGTCGGCGCGACCCCGATACCCTCATCTTGCACCGCCGGGGCTGCCCACTCTTGCTGGGAATTGCCGAGAACGGCCATTACTTTGCTTCGGATGTGGCGGCGCTCCTGCCGGTAACGCGGCGGGTGCTGTACCTGGAGGACGGCGACTTTGCTGCGTTGTCACAGAATCAGTTGCAGTTGCGGGACGCGGAGGGCGTCGCGCTGCAACGAGAAGAGCACTGGAGCCAGCTCAGCTCGGCAGCCATTGACCTGGGTCCATACCGACACTTTATGCAGAAAGAAATCCACGAGCAGCCCCGCGCGCTTGCCGATACCCTCGAAGGCGCCTTGGGTGACGAGTTCTCCATCGACCAGCTCTGGGGTGAGGGAGCGGCAGCACGTTTGCAGCAGATCGACCGGGTGCTGCTCCTCGCCTCGGGCACCAGCCATTATGCAAGCCTGGTAGGGCGGCAGTGGATCGAGTCGCTGGCCGGCATTCCTGCCCAGGCCGAACTCGGACACGAATACCGCTACCGCGAGAGCATCGCCGAGCCGCGGCAACTTGTCGTCACTCTTTCCCAATCCGGCGAGACCCTGGATACCTATGAGGCCCTGCGCCATGCCCAGGCCCTGGGGCACAGCCACACCCTGTCGATTTGCAACGTTGCCGAAAGCGCCATTCCCCGGGCCTCGGCCCTGCGTTTCCTCACCCGTGCCGGGCCAGAAATTGGCGTTGCTTCCACCAAGGCCTTCACGACCCAGCTGGTGGCCTTGTATCTGCTCGCCCTGAGTCTTGGCGTCTTGCGTGGGCGTATCAATGCCACGGCGCTGCAGGAACATCGGGAAGCCTTGCGGCAGCTGCCCGGCAGTGTGCAACAGGCGCTGAATCTGGAGCCGCAAATCCAGCTATGGGCCAATCAGTTTGCCGACAAGGAGCACGCCCTGTTCCTGGGCCGTGGACTGCATTATCCCATCGCCCTCGAGGGGGCCCTCAAGCTCAAGGAGATTTCGTACATCCACGCCGAGGCCTACCCGGCGGGGGAGCTCAAGCATGGCCCCTTGGCTTTGGTGGATGCGCGCATGCCCGTGGTGGTCATTGCCCCCAATGACCGCCTTTTGGAAAAGCTTGCCGCCAACATGCAGGAAGTACATGCCCGTGGCGGTCAGCTTTACGTCTTTACCGATCTCGACAGCCACTATCAGGCAAGCGCTGGCGTACACGTCATCCGTCTGCCACGGCACGCCGGCCTACTCTCGCCGGTCCTCCATGCCATTCCGGTACAGCTTCTTGCCTATCATGCCGCCTTGGTCAAAGGTACCGACGTCGATCGTCCACGCAACCTGGCAAAGGCTGTGACTGTCGAGT